From Candidatus Bathyanammoxibius amoris, the proteins below share one genomic window:
- a CDS encoding ATP-binding cassette domain-containing protein, which translates to MENNPVIQVKDLTIGYENEVVLNNISFDVHQGEIFIILGGSGCGKSTLLRHMIGLQEPYRGEVLIDGRDLVTANSREHHQIIRKFGVLFQSSALLSSMTLAENVALPLEEYTHLPRKMVDFLVRAKLGMVGLLGYEGYLPDQLSGGMRKRAGIARAMALDPEILFFDEPSAGLDPITSASLDDLIMQLNASLGTTMVIVTHELPSIYAIANRVIMLDKRTKKIIAEGNPADLRDRSADPFVRDFFNRQVGEGVYS; encoded by the coding sequence ATGGAAAACAACCCTGTAATACAGGTAAAGGATTTGACCATCGGATACGAGAATGAGGTGGTTCTAAACAATATAAGCTTCGATGTCCACCAGGGAGAGATATTTATAATCCTGGGCGGAAGCGGCTGCGGTAAGAGCACCCTACTCAGACACATGATTGGCCTCCAGGAGCCTTATCGAGGTGAGGTCCTTATAGACGGAAGGGATTTAGTCACTGCCAACAGCAGGGAGCACCATCAGATTATACGTAAATTTGGCGTACTCTTTCAATCCAGCGCCCTGTTAAGTTCAATGACGCTGGCCGAGAACGTTGCGCTGCCACTGGAGGAATATACGCATCTTCCAAGGAAAATGGTCGATTTTCTCGTCCGTGCAAAGCTAGGCATGGTAGGACTTCTCGGGTACGAAGGCTATTTGCCGGACCAACTCAGCGGGGGGATGAGAAAGAGGGCGGGGATAGCACGCGCAATGGCACTTGACCCGGAAATCCTCTTCTTCGACGAACCGTCAGCCGGTCTGGACCCAATCACCTCCGCGAGTCTGGACGACCTTATTATGCAGTTAAACGCCAGTCTTGGAACTACCATGGTGATAGTAACACACGAATTGCCCAGTATTTACGCCATTGCAAACCGTGTAATAATGCTTGATAAAAGGACCAAGAAGATTATCGCCGAGGGCAATCCCGCAGACTTGAGGGACAGGAGTGCCGACCCCTTTGTCAGGGACTTCTTTAACCGTCAGGTTGGAGAGGGAGTGTACAGCTAG
- a CDS encoding MlaE family lipid ABC transporter permease subunit: protein MKKTKTAPDYNITVVEEGPELMHLKLSGNLYTANSSSFLSDLNAHLSGRLAREIKLDFSGIDYFDSTAAAVITQTKANLAQRGCRVVLSNLKPEIQKLFNILNLDSLLRERAHLKEKRPGLFLRAGTTSISFAKDVVFTCGYLGDVTLGLCYAVRYPHKIRWGEVFFYIERTGIEAIPIVLLINFLVGFIMGFQAAVQLKQFGANIYVANLVGLSVVRELGPLMTAIIVAGRSGSAFAAEIGTMKVSEEIDAIKSMGLDTTRFLIVPKVIATVVALPILTLMADLVGIFGGLVVGVLFLDLTIWTYILQTERALDVFDIFTGVFKSFVFALLISGIGCMRGLQVEGGAQGVGRLTTSAVVSGIFLIIMSDTLFTLLFNYVKW from the coding sequence ATGAAGAAGACCAAAACAGCTCCTGATTACAATATTACCGTTGTGGAAGAGGGGCCTGAACTCATGCACCTAAAGCTCAGCGGTAATCTGTATACAGCAAACTCATCCTCGTTCTTAAGCGACTTAAACGCACATCTTTCCGGGAGACTCGCCAGAGAGATAAAATTAGACTTCAGCGGGATTGACTATTTCGACAGCACGGCTGCCGCCGTCATCACTCAGACAAAAGCGAATCTGGCTCAAAGGGGTTGCCGTGTAGTGTTGTCTAATCTCAAACCTGAGATCCAGAAACTATTTAACATACTTAACCTGGACTCGTTACTGCGCGAACGGGCGCATCTAAAAGAAAAGCGCCCCGGACTTTTTCTGCGCGCGGGCACCACCAGCATAAGCTTTGCAAAAGACGTGGTCTTTACCTGTGGATACCTGGGGGACGTCACACTGGGGCTGTGTTATGCCGTCAGGTACCCCCATAAGATCAGGTGGGGCGAGGTGTTTTTCTACATAGAAAGGACGGGTATAGAGGCCATACCCATTGTACTGTTGATTAACTTTCTCGTAGGTTTTATAATGGGATTTCAGGCCGCCGTTCAGCTGAAGCAATTTGGTGCCAACATCTATGTCGCCAACCTGGTAGGGCTTTCCGTTGTAAGGGAGTTGGGACCGCTGATGACAGCAATTATAGTCGCCGGCAGGTCAGGGTCCGCATTCGCCGCAGAGATAGGTACGATGAAGGTCTCTGAGGAAATAGACGCTATTAAGTCCATGGGGCTTGACACCACGCGGTTTCTAATCGTCCCAAAAGTCATCGCCACCGTTGTCGCGTTGCCAATCCTGACCCTTATGGCCGATCTGGTCGGCATCTTCGGCGGGTTGGTGGTAGGGGTTTTGTTCCTGGACCTGACGATATGGACCTATATATTACAGACTGAAAGGGCCCTTGATGTATTTGATATATTCACCGGCGTTTTCAAGAGCTTCGTGTTCGCCCTGTTAATATCTGGTATCGGATGTATGAGGGGCCTGCAGGTTGAGGGTGGTGCGCAGGGTGTAGGCCGTTTGACCACTTCTGCCGTGGTTTCGGGTATTTTTCTTATAATCATGTCCGACACACTGTTTACTCTTCTGTTCAACTATGTTAAATGGTAA
- a CDS encoding YbhB/YbcL family Raf kinase inhibitor-like protein encodes MKLKGNNLFYVFLIICWFIIAFAIGFARGDTVQVFELSSSAFKDESSIPKRYTCDGQDVSPPLNWGGQPDGTKTFCLICDDPDAPAGTWAHWVIYDIPSGTRGLPEDVPKERRLKNGSKQGTNDFGRIGYGGPCPPRGGPHRYFFKLYALDTVLDLPRGETKSDLEKAMEGHDLGFTKLVGFYGR; translated from the coding sequence ATGAAGCTGAAAGGTAACAATTTATTTTATGTGTTTTTAATAATATGCTGGTTCATTATCGCTTTTGCGATAGGCTTCGCGAGAGGGGATACTGTCCAGGTATTTGAGCTAAGCAGTTCCGCCTTCAAGGACGAGTCGTCAATCCCCAAGAGATATACGTGTGACGGACAAGACGTCTCCCCGCCTTTAAACTGGGGTGGCCAACCTGATGGAACAAAGACTTTCTGTCTCATCTGTGACGACCCGGACGCACCCGCCGGCACCTGGGCGCATTGGGTTATATACGATATTCCTTCCGGCACAAGGGGCCTTCCCGAGGACGTGCCTAAAGAGAGGAGACTCAAGAACGGCTCCAAACAGGGCACAAACGACTTCGGGCGGATTGGCTACGGCGGCCCATGTCCGCCACGTGGCGGACCCCACAGATACTTCTTCAAGCTATATGCACTTGATACAGTTCTTGACCTGCCGCGCGGAGAGACGAAGTCTGACCTGGAGAAGGCCATGGAGGGTCATGACCTCGGCTTCACCAAGCTGGTAGGGTTTTATGGCCGCTAG
- a CDS encoding 2-oxo acid dehydrogenase subunit E2 yields MAYDFRFPDIGEGLVEGIVVEWKVKEGDRVEEDQDIVDIETEKAVFTLPSPAAGTVLKINYREGDTIYVGDIIITIGEAGEEVSKAVARKEKEKVYGEAVVGVLEEAPEENNEYEKKKRPAGKEAVAEEASKGKVLATPAVRKLARESGVNISRIKGTGKGGRVTAGDVKNLAAKKPAAVKEKKEIKQVKKYDMYGYITRVPLKGVKKVVARKMSEAVSNAALVTHQDDADVTHLAEIREAHKEYAKKKGVKLTYIPFVVKTVIEGLKKYAYLNSTLEGDEIVLKKYFNIGVAVDTPDGVIVPVIKGADQKAVLDIAKEIGELAGKARQKKIDIADLRGGSFTITNVGFIGGTHFTPIPNHPEVAILGLGRIEDRPVAREGKVVVRKIMPLSLTFDHRVVDGADAARFVNTVKEYLEDPDLFLVGLGPDKKPG; encoded by the coding sequence ATGGCATATGACTTCAGATTTCCGGACATCGGCGAAGGCCTTGTAGAAGGCATAGTGGTGGAGTGGAAGGTTAAAGAGGGCGACAGGGTTGAGGAAGACCAGGACATTGTCGACATAGAGACCGAGAAGGCCGTCTTTACCCTGCCTTCACCTGCCGCCGGGACAGTGCTTAAGATAAATTACAGGGAGGGCGATACCATCTACGTGGGCGACATTATTATAACCATCGGGGAAGCGGGAGAGGAGGTGTCGAAGGCCGTCGCCCGGAAAGAGAAGGAAAAGGTATACGGCGAGGCCGTCGTAGGCGTCCTGGAAGAAGCCCCCGAAGAAAACAATGAGTATGAGAAAAAAAAGAGGCCCGCCGGGAAGGAAGCTGTCGCAGAGGAAGCGTCCAAGGGCAAGGTGCTGGCAACTCCGGCGGTAAGAAAACTGGCCAGGGAATCCGGAGTGAACATCTCGCGCATCAAGGGCACGGGCAAGGGCGGAAGGGTTACCGCCGGGGACGTGAAGAACCTTGCCGCAAAGAAACCCGCTGCCGTAAAAGAAAAGAAAGAGATTAAACAGGTCAAGAAGTATGACATGTACGGATACATAACAAGAGTCCCGCTGAAGGGCGTGAAAAAGGTGGTAGCAAGAAAGATGAGCGAGGCCGTTTCAAACGCCGCGCTTGTCACCCATCAAGACGATGCCGACGTAACCCACCTTGCGGAGATAAGGGAAGCACACAAGGAATATGCGAAAAAGAAGGGAGTAAAGCTGACCTACATCCCGTTCGTGGTAAAGACCGTCATCGAGGGCCTGAAAAAGTACGCCTATTTGAACTCGACCCTTGAAGGTGACGAGATCGTATTGAAAAAATATTTTAACATCGGCGTCGCCGTCGACACTCCCGACGGGGTCATCGTGCCGGTAATAAAGGGTGCCGACCAGAAGGCCGTCCTCGACATAGCAAAAGAGATAGGAGAACTGGCCGGGAAGGCACGTCAGAAGAAGATTGACATAGCAGACCTTAGGGGCGGGTCCTTTACCATAACCAACGTCGGCTTCATCGGGGGCACACACTTCACACCCATCCCAAACCACCCTGAGGTGGCCATCCTGGGCCTGGGCAGGATTGAGGACCGGCCCGTAGCGAGGGAAGGCAAGGTGGTTGTCCGCAAGATTATGCCGCTATCCCTTACCTTTGACCACAGGGTCGTAGACGGCGCAGACGCTGCACGCTTCGTAAATACCGTGAAGGAATATCTCGAAGACCCCGATTTGTTCCTGGTAGGGCTGGGCCCGGACAAAAAACCGGGCTGA
- a CDS encoding alpha-ketoacid dehydrogenase subunit beta, with amino-acid sequence MARLNLAQAVNLALRQEMGRDERLVVLGEDVGKSGGVFRVTDGLQEEFGAERVVDTPLSEVGIIGTSIGLAVNGMRPVAEIQFSGFLYSAYDQITTHAARIRTRSRGGLTCPMVIRCPYGGGVRALELHCESLETILAHTPGIKVVIPSRPYDAKGLLISAIRDPDPVVFLEPTRVYRAIKEEVPEEEYTIPLGSANIINKGTDLTVISWGAMMKYTREALDKTDYSVEIIDLRTINPLDTKTIVDSVKRTGRCLIVHEAPRTCGFGAEIIAQINEKAFLNLEAPVERVTGFDVPFPLYKLENYYLPDERRILKGVEKVMKF; translated from the coding sequence GTGGCTAGACTAAATCTGGCTCAGGCCGTCAACCTCGCCCTGAGACAGGAGATGGGGAGAGACGAGAGGCTGGTAGTCCTTGGTGAGGACGTCGGCAAGAGCGGTGGCGTCTTCAGGGTAACAGACGGCCTGCAAGAAGAATTTGGGGCGGAAAGGGTGGTTGACACGCCCCTTTCAGAGGTGGGCATCATCGGGACATCTATCGGCCTCGCGGTGAACGGCATGCGTCCCGTCGCCGAGATACAGTTCAGCGGCTTCCTCTACTCGGCCTATGACCAGATTACCACACATGCCGCCAGAATAAGGACAAGGAGCAGGGGCGGGCTCACATGCCCGATGGTAATCAGATGTCCCTACGGGGGAGGGGTGAGGGCGCTTGAGCTGCACTGTGAGAGCCTGGAGACAATCCTGGCACACACGCCGGGAATAAAGGTGGTAATCCCCTCAAGGCCCTATGACGCAAAAGGTCTCTTAATCTCGGCCATAAGGGACCCGGACCCGGTGGTCTTCCTGGAACCCACCCGCGTATACAGAGCGATAAAGGAAGAAGTGCCGGAAGAGGAATACACCATCCCCCTCGGCAGCGCCAATATCATAAACAAAGGGACAGACCTCACCGTTATCTCCTGGGGTGCCATGATGAAATATACGCGCGAGGCCCTCGACAAAACAGACTACAGCGTAGAAATAATAGACCTCAGGACCATAAACCCTCTGGACACGAAGACTATCGTGGATTCCGTCAAAAGGACCGGGAGGTGTTTGATAGTACACGAGGCGCCCAGGACATGCGGGTTCGGCGCGGAGATAATTGCACAGATAAACGAGAAGGCGTTCCTTAATTTGGAGGCGCCGGTCGAAAGGGTGACGGGTTTTGACGTCCCCTTCCCGTTGTACAAGCTGGAGAACTATTACCTCCCAGATGAGAGGAGGATATTGAAAGGTGTTGAGAAGGTAATGAAGTTCTGA
- the pdhA gene encoding pyruvate dehydrogenase (acetyl-transferring) E1 component subunit alpha: protein MPKKTLKSFKVEYQQVLDNRGNADKSLLPRLSPEQTKELYELMVLIRAFDDKAFKLQRQGRLGTYLQSRGQEASQVGAAYALKEEDWLYPSGRDVGALITRNHPMYMLLQYRGGDERGGIKPPEGLNNFPFTIPVSTHIPICTGAAWASKMRKERVVHMALFGEGATSRADFHEGLNFAGIFKVPAVFICENNGYAISLPRARQTASETLAQKAFSYGFEGVQVDGNDVFAVYGAASRAVEKARKGKGPTLIECITYRIAGHSTSDDDTRYRTRQEVKEWQKKDPIDRLEKYMKKNDLLTDKYKQSVIQKSKDLIEKAVEDYEKVPPPEPADFFTSTYARPTEELKDQMKDLSG, encoded by the coding sequence ATGCCTAAAAAGACCCTCAAGAGTTTTAAGGTGGAGTACCAGCAGGTCCTTGACAACCGTGGCAATGCCGACAAGTCCCTTCTGCCGAGGCTCAGCCCGGAACAGACGAAGGAGCTTTATGAGCTTATGGTGCTTATAAGGGCCTTTGATGACAAGGCCTTCAAGCTTCAGAGGCAGGGAAGACTGGGGACTTATTTACAGTCAAGGGGGCAGGAGGCGTCACAGGTCGGCGCGGCGTATGCCTTGAAGGAAGAGGACTGGCTGTACCCCTCCGGCAGGGACGTAGGGGCGCTCATTACCCGGAACCACCCCATGTACATGCTGCTTCAGTACAGGGGCGGGGACGAGAGGGGGGGTATCAAGCCCCCTGAAGGACTCAACAACTTCCCCTTTACCATACCCGTCTCCACACACATACCTATCTGCACCGGCGCCGCATGGGCCTCAAAAATGCGCAAGGAGCGGGTGGTACACATGGCACTATTCGGAGAAGGCGCCACCTCCAGGGCAGACTTCCACGAAGGACTGAACTTCGCCGGTATCTTCAAGGTCCCCGCGGTCTTCATATGCGAGAATAACGGCTATGCCATCTCGCTGCCCAGGGCCAGACAGACCGCTTCAGAAACCCTCGCACAGAAGGCGTTCAGCTATGGATTCGAGGGCGTGCAGGTGGACGGCAACGACGTCTTTGCAGTTTACGGTGCCGCCAGCCGCGCCGTAGAAAAGGCCAGAAAAGGAAAAGGCCCTACGCTCATAGAGTGTATCACATACAGGATAGCAGGCCATTCTACATCCGACGACGACACAAGGTACCGGACAAGACAGGAGGTCAAGGAATGGCAAAAAAAAGACCCTATAGACAGGCTTGAAAAATACATGAAAAAGAATGACCTCCTTACCGATAAGTATAAACAGTCCGTTATCCAAAAATCAAAAGACCTGATAGAAAAAGCAGTTGAAGATTATGAAAAGGTTCCGCCGCCCGAACCGGCAGATTTTTTTACCAGTACATACGCCCGGCCTACGGAAGAACTGAAAGACCAGATGAAAGACCTGTCGGGCTAA
- a CDS encoding thioredoxin family protein, protein MGDRLIDFYGTECVHCKEMDPLIEKLENEEGVKVTKLEVWHNSQNAALMKELDKDENGSTFCGGVPFFYNEKTGKKICGNTTYEKFKEWALGG, encoded by the coding sequence ATGGGAGACAGGCTTATCGACTTTTACGGTACGGAATGCGTGCACTGTAAGGAAATGGACCCCCTGATTGAAAAACTCGAGAACGAGGAAGGGGTAAAAGTCACGAAGCTTGAGGTCTGGCATAACAGCCAGAACGCAGCGCTCATGAAGGAACTGGACAAGGACGAAAACGGCAGCACATTCTGCGGAGGCGTCCCCTTTTTCTACAACGAAAAGACGGGCAAGAAGATCTGCGGCAACACCACCTATGAGAAGTTCAAAGAATGGGCCCTGGGGGGTTAA
- a CDS encoding endonuclease III produces MPKTDTNVQKVIVTIKKENSAFKEPAVTTVAKSRSPFKVLISCLLSLRTKDNVTSAASKRLFRLAETPDAMLKLKTPEIQKAIYPVGFYKTKSARIKDICKMLIDEYDRKVPDDIDTLLKFPGVGRKTANLVVTLGYGKPGICVDTHVHRITNRWGYVKTKTPFETEFALRDILPGKYWLVINDILVTYGQNLCTPLLPKCSICKVHWYCKRVGVEKHR; encoded by the coding sequence ATGCCCAAAACAGATACTAACGTCCAGAAAGTAATCGTTACCATAAAAAAAGAAAATAGTGCCTTCAAAGAACCCGCGGTAACCACGGTCGCTAAAAGCCGGAGCCCCTTCAAAGTCCTTATTTCCTGCCTGCTGAGCCTGCGTACAAAGGACAACGTCACATCAGCCGCCAGCAAAAGACTGTTCCGGCTGGCAGAAACACCCGATGCCATGCTAAAACTAAAGACCCCCGAGATTCAAAAGGCAATATACCCCGTCGGCTTCTATAAAACAAAGTCTGCAAGAATAAAGGATATTTGCAAGATGTTGATTGACGAATACGACAGAAAGGTTCCTGACGATATAGATACCCTCCTGAAATTCCCCGGCGTCGGGCGAAAGACGGCAAATCTGGTCGTAACGCTCGGATACGGCAAGCCGGGTATCTGTGTAGACACACATGTACACAGGATCACCAATCGCTGGGGGTACGTAAAGACAAAGACACCCTTTGAGACAGAGTTTGCGCTGCGTGATATACTACCGGGGAAGTACTGGCTCGTTATAAACGACATCCTTGTCACCTACGGGCAGAACCTCTGCACCCCGCTTCTGCCGAAGTGCAGCATCTGTAAGGTCCACTGGTACTGCAAAAGGGTCGGCGTGGAAAAACACCGCTGA